From the genome of Trachemys scripta elegans isolate TJP31775 chromosome 2, CAS_Tse_1.0, whole genome shotgun sequence:
AGGGAAATATAATTGTTTGGCATTAAGGACATTGTATCTTTCTCCTCGAACCTCAGGCCACCTCTCCAAACACCCCAGGAAAAAACAACTGAACAAAAATATAATCTCCAAGAGTCCTTATTTTGTTTACCTTCTGTTTACCTACATGCATGATTCAGATGCTTGGAGTTCAGGTATGATTTGCATGTtctgtgttttatattttttttaaaggaattagaCAAAGGAAAACATCTACATCCAAAGCCTTGAAAGGACAGAGTCGTTTTTAAGAATGGAAAAACACGCATTTTCCATCAGTTCTTTATTTATAATGTAGGCTGAAGCAATCATTACAATGTAGAAGGGAGACCCACAGTTACAGCAATTATTTATACCAGTTTAGAACAAAAAACTGCACAAGGAGAGGTCAACTCTCAGTACAAACTAGCAACTAAACCACAATAATTTACCAttagaaactttttattttttagctgtgacactgctTTTACAATATGCAAAAACACAAACAATAGAACTATCCAAAGTGTTTTGTCACATTCTTTCTACATTGAATTTGGCAacattttatattacatttaCCGAGATTATACTTACGTTTAAGAACTAAACAAGTGAAAAGCTGTACTTCGGTACAGTTACATCCATTTATTTCAAAGGTTTAAATAACACTTTTAACTATTGAGATTATTTCCTAAcagttttttttaagcaaaaaccATCTCAAAGCATCATTTGCACAATGCATCAGCTACTTTGTCAAGATCGGTGGGCTCCACCACAGGCACTACTGTTTATTATATTCGGTAATAAGGAGCTTGTTTTTCAAAGAAAGGAaggtttcatatattttaagaatCATGCCTTTTTGCTTTAAAGCcataatataaaaatgttaagCAACCACAGCAGTGTAAATATTATATAGAACAGAGTGACTATTCAGTTACAAGAAGTCTCACATCCAATGCAGTTATGTATTAAAGCATAAGAGGTTATGTAGGCAAGACAAAAGCCAACAGAAATCTGCAGTGTTTGGTGGAAACTAGccccttactttttttttttttttttggtgtattTTAACAGTCACAAATGTACAAGCCTGGTACCTATCTCACTTTTGGGGTTGATGAAGATAGGCAGGTTGTACTCTTTTAGACTGTTTGAACAGAACACTTGCGGCACTCCAAGTTGTGCACATTTCTATTGGCTTCAGGAGATGGGTACTGCAGTCATAACTTAattttactttaagaaaaaaatccatctgaTCTATAATTCTATCAACAACATTCCAAAAATACATTACCTAGAATACAAAAAAGGGAACAGAGTGGTCAGTCTCAGAGAAGTGACATTAAATACAAATCTTTCGCCCACCCCCCTATTTTTCCGTATTTAGTAAAAGCCAATCAACTGCCATTTAAAAGACGGTAAGAAAAACAAGCCCCTGAATTGGAAATGAAATATATTTGCAATTTACTAGATCTTGAGCTGGTGACTGTGGTCAAATCATTAAGTATTTTCTCAAAATATTTGGGCTTTTCGGGGTGCCCAGCCTGCTGGGCTCAGTCACTAAAAGGCATTTTGATATATCTAAGAACTCCCTGCTATCATTTTTAAAACGTTTTCACATTTGTAACTGCCTTAAGCCTCTTGAACTTGTTTGTATTCGATGAAAGGATGAGCAAAATGGAAAGTAATGGAGGACAGCTAAGCCTACACAGTTCAGGTGGCATGCATATGACTGAAAGTTGTTGCTGTGCAGTCTAGAAGAAAGTGGGGGGAGAAAACTAAAGTCTTAAACACGCTACAGAAACAAACACCGCAATCCAATATGGCTTATTCGGATGCACTTACTGTGAAGCTACTAGCACTTAATCCTACTAGGCTACTCTTGTGCAACAGCATCTATTTTGATGGCATTTCCCTCCCCCAATTATCCCCCAATACTCTACCAATTGCAGGTTTCTTTCTTGCATTATATTGCTTTTATTATCAATTGTTATTCCTGCTTttcaaacagacaaacaaaatcaTTATACTTAAATGAGTATCTATTCCTTACTGGTtcatttatacacagaagtatcATTTCTTTTAAACCTCACTATTACAAGGTGCTCTACAAAAACCTGCAAAAAAGCCAAATGCAGTAAATCTCCTTGCCAAAGTTaactacttaatttttttttccctcttgcgTATTTAAAACTTTACAAAGAGTTATACAAAAGTTAAACGGGATTTGGCACCTtcagaaaaaattaaaaggggGTCTTAGATCAAAAACGTGCAGAAACAAAATCATTGATATTTACAAATTAAAACACTAGTGAAAATGTCTGTTACTATGCGCTTTCATCTTGTTTTCCCCTTTATAGTACCTTCAAAACGGTCTATTACTGAGTTTCCTACAAAAGCTTTTGATTATAGATTGGAATGGATAGAGACAAATAAGGTTTCATCACAGTTCATTCTCAGTGACTAGAACTCTGGCAGCACTCTCCTGTCTACAAAATACGAGGTGCCGAGCGATCATTTGTGGTAGTTTTCTTCAGTTTGACACCACGGCGAATGGCGTTCAGCATGTCTTCGCCTTGTGGGGCATCTCCAGGGCTCAGGTCTCCTGGGTCACATTTTGGCTGGCATGGGGGGGCAAGGGTGCTTGAGCTATCCCTTTCGCTTTCTTCTCCCTCACTTTCAGGGACTGCTTGTCTCTGCTCATCTGGGGTATTCAGCTTCTGGCTTGGTGGTGGAGGGTTGACAGATGCTTGCCCGCTCCACAAGGAAGAAAGCATACTGTTGACTCCTTGCCCACCGTCGCCTGCTGATTCAGACTCAGGACTCTGCTCAGCACATTCTTCTGCCCCACCCAGGATGCCTGGCAGTCCCCCTAGTACATCTGGTACAGTTGGCGTTTTGACAGGAATTACTGGAGTTTTGATTGGAATAGGACCCCCCCCTATGGTACCTCGTCTGACCGAAGGTTTGGTGGAAGGGGTCCGTCTGATGGTTGCAACACCGGGTGTAACTATTACAGGTCCAAGCGTCGTTGGCAGGCCTGCCGTAGAAGCAGGACGCTTGGCCTGAAACATTCTGCGGTAGGACTGGCTGATGTCACTGTTTCTTGGAATGGTTGAGGATTTGTCAAATTCTTGTTGTTCTGTCTCCTGATCAGCACTCACAGAGAAATAATCATAATCTGAAACTGACGCCAAAGGATACCGTTAGAAACAAGCTGGAGCAAACAGCTGAATCAGGTTAGTGAGTCTAAAGTAAGTGTATAACAGTACTAAGTTTGAAGTCAGTATctattaatatttgcaaaagaCACACTTTATCAGCATGTGCATGCACCCAAAAGATGAACAAGCCTAAGATACTATGGTCACAATTTTCAAAGCTAAATGTCTAATGTTAAGCGCCCAAGTAGCCTGATTTGAGGGATGATAAGCACTTACatctctcattgaagttaatgagagttatgggtgctcagcacctctgaaaaaatcagatcACTTACTCAAGTGTCTAAGAAATGTGGGTGCCAACCATAAAGAACCCAACTTTTAAAACCACTGACTACTCTGTCCTGTTAGCCACGTCCCAATATTTTGAATTTGTCAATGATGATGGAAGTGCAGCCCTGGTCTAAAAGGCAGTTCTAAAACTTGCATTGTGGAGGTGCACATTTGCTGTCTCTCAATGATTTCTGCATCAGATATGCTCGACTTATGGGTAAAAATACTTTCTAATGGCCAGCCCTTCAAACTCAGCCTGAGCTCTGAGTGTTAATCCTCCTTCTCACACACTAGAAGTCAGAGGTTATGCCAAATTAGACCTTCAGTTATAACTACCCAATCCTTATTATCTTTAATGGACTTACACAGGTGTAATGGATTCAAAATTAGTAAACAATTTTAGCGGTGCACAAAAAATAGAAGCCAGCTCACTCCCTCTTAGCTGGGTTGCTTCTTCTGAagctgaattaaaaataaatcctgaaTGCAATTTGTCACGTATCCCCAAATAAACTTTCAGCAAATCTATTTTTCAGTTAAAGTTACTACAATTCTGACCTATGTTCAAAAAAGCTCACAGAATGAAGAAACCAGAACTAGACAGCTACTGAGCAAAGTTCATGGATTGGACAACACAGGCCCACCCAAAAGGCTACACAGTCAGTGAGACAAATCATGCAGAACATTATTAAATAAAACCCATAAAAGATCAATCAGATTTACTATAAAAATGGTACGATACTTAAGATGAAATTCTCCCCTACACAGTTCCTCAAACCTCTGAGAAGTCTTTAGTTAGTGCATAAGGTGTTGTGCAGGCATCACTCCAGCGGAGTGAATGTTGTCCTTATTTGCTGTTTAAGGGAGACCAGGCTCAGAAGCTTACAAGATGAAATTTGTTAATATACTGCTCACACTTAAGCCTGAACAAGCCATCAGCATGGTAATGTTAGCTTCACTCTTCTCCCATCACTAACCAGAAGAGAGCAACATTTCCTGACTTCAAATCCATTAGCAGTGAGAAGTTAGGGGCTGTGATGGCCTTCGTTTGGAATGGTCAAGAAGTGCAGCAGCTTAGATCTGTGTACCTTGTGACGGGATAGTGTCCTCCGAGCAGCACGGTGTGGTCGTCTGAGTGCTGTAGCCACTGGAGCACTGCAAGGAATCTCTGCTGCTTCTCTGGGTGTCCAGCTGCAGACCTCTTGTCAGAGCGAGAGCTAGCTCCTCGCATGCTtctatctcctctccctgctaGTTACACACAGGAAAGCAGCTCATTAGATTTATGTCTGATTCCGTCGGGACAATACTTCCGAGTCCGCACCAAGTTTGGTCCTGTCACTGTTGTAACCTTTCCCACCTCAACCTGAGTCACCCACAACCCAACAGGATTATTTCTAAAtagtcaccatttaaaaaaaaaaaaaaagagagagaaataggtGTTTCTTCTTACATCATAGTTCCACAAGTGCCAACATTCTGAACAGTGTATCCTTCGTTGATGCATATTTATGAATTCTAAAGATTATGCCCATGCCTTAAACATTCTGTCTTTATAAAAAGGGTTGTACCCACAGAAAGCACTTGAACTAAAATGTTTGCAAGAGCTAACAAATACGTCCCCTCTGCACCGAGCTCCTTAGTAAAAATTAGAGCATCACCCTTGTGGTAGCTGACACAGTCATACGCCGAGGTCTCTGGGCCTCCTCAGTGGGCACAGATGGTCCACTTGGGGCTCCTCCATTAGGGTCTGGTTCACGTTTCTCTTTGCGGCGTTGCAAGGTGTTCACCATAGGCTGATCATACGGACCTGGTTTAGCCCAATCCTAAGGAAACGTTTCCATTAGTAAATATATGGTCTATGTGGAAACACCACCATTCCTATTATAGAACAATACCAACACAGCAGCAGATTAGGTATCAAATGTGGGTGCAATAttggaaaaagtaaaataaaatacttaattcTCATGGTATTTATAAAAAAAGTTTATGATATAAACCCATCTCTTCTAATCTTCCTTTAAACAAGGTACCTAAAATACCTTAATTCTCTCCAGGTAAAACTCAGTTGCATTTAAAGCCTAAATTAAAGTACAGAGGCAAAATTTATGTCATTACCACAAATGAGCAATTGCAGTGCATGTGCAAATGGCCAGTTAGCTATCTAAAAATTCACCTGCATGTGCAATAGCAGAAACTGCACACATCACATTATGGCTGCAATGTTCTGAAAATTTGGTCTTAAACAGATCTAAATACCCCATTAAAGCATACATTTATTCtgagtattttcttttaaagctaCTTATTAGCTGAAATGTAGGTTTTAGTTAAGAGCTATATCGAGGAGGGCTAACTTCACTTTGCATACTGATAATGCTGAATCCACTAAGGCAACTTTTCAAGCTATTGGGAATATATACACTTATGGCTCTATTAAGCAGTGAAAATTCTGCAGATACATAGAAACTATAGAGCATGCActaggaaaagtgttcagcagagAAATTTGGTGGGACTACAAATTCACTGATGATCAGATCCAGAGGTGCTACTTACCAAATGATAATACTCAATTAATTGTAAAGAGTTCTTCTCTAATCTGTACATGAAGtcccttctctatactttttcaTAAGTGAACTGCCAGAACTTTAAGACTACATGGCCTATTTCTTGTAGCAGCCTGGCTGCTAATCAGCCTCTTCTCTACCCTCTTCAAGTCAACGGAAGACTCATAGAAGATACCCAAGCCCAGAGGTGGTCATTACCATCCTCCATATAGGGCTTTCAAAGGGAGGTAGCTCTACAGACTCCAAGTTTCAGAAGGTGGGGTAGAACGGGAAGCCTGTATGTAGCATTCTACAGCTGCAATAAGTATCCCAAATCTGGATTTGATTTATAAAAAGTCCCATTTAAAAAAGCTGCAATCTTTGTAACAAATCCATAGCCACCCAAGAACTTCACAGCTGTCTCCATGGCTACTTGGAGCTTCAAGGGGACAGAACTCAGATTCTCCTGGTCCAAAAAACACAGGCTACTCCTCCCATTTGAGCTAAATGAGAATCTCTGAAAGCTCTGGGCAGTATTGGGCCTATGACACAATGgaacagttctgattccatccactaAAAGACAGGGGTATTCTCTAGTAGTTCATTACAATAGCTAAAGCAACTCATGCACATAgtggatgttttttaaattgattaaCAAAGTGAACTAGATGCCAACGCTCTACATTTGCCTCTTCGGGCAGAAGTTTAGTGGAGTGCTAAGCAACTTGTGGAAATCCTACCACCTGCTGAACAGAACCCAGAGTGCCTGCATAGGAACACCCCCCTCTCTTTTTAAGGCCAACCCTGTCTATTTTTAAAGGTAAGTATTTTACAAACGTTAGACTGTTCATGGTCATGAGGAAATACTGATTTAGTTCTTTGTGCATTTATAATCGGATTGTGGTAAATATTTGGCATTTAAAGTCCACTTTAGAATGGTACTAAACAGAGCAAATCAACTGGTAATTAAGCGTGATTTGAAAGGCAAGGACTGCAGTGAGTATCGAAAGGCATGGAGAGGAGAGCATTGCTgcaaaaaaagaaacacaaacctTCCAGCTAGGGATCTTAGATGATGATAACATGCTTGGCCCAATGGTGTAATAATGACCGCGGTCTGGAAGGAGGGTTGAGGAAGCCCGAGTCCATGTGCGGGAGACAGGCGGGAAATGAGGGAAAGGACCTGCACCAACTGAAGCTAGGTATGGGTCACTTGATAAACTACAGTGATAAAACCCATTAGACAActggaaacagaacaaaacaaaacaaacaaaaaataaattaatataaacaAGATGAGTATGGAAATATACGGTGACTGACGTGCTCTGGGTAGGAAGTATcttaattttaaagcaaaaaaattgAGAACTGCTACAAATTAACAACTAATTAAAAAACGGCTCTAATATTTGCTCCTGAAGTGTGCCTGCTTGAAAATTGTTATTTGAATTAACAAATTTCAGAGGACAATCCAGAAATCATTTTCTTTGGGCTGAGCAGCTTTGCCTGGTCTCCCCTGGAgatggtcttttaaaaaaaagagactcAACAATTTATTGATGATGCAGCTCTGGAACATGGAAACTAAACATTTCCAAAGTTGAAAACATTCATGTCAGCTTTATCATATGCAATAAAATGGAGAGAGGAAAGTGCGCAGCCTCCGAAAATGACATGTACCAGCAGCATAACGaccagggaaggaagaaaaaaatggctGGATGAGAATGGATACTGATATCACTGGCTCCCCTAGATTTAGGGTTTATCCAAAATTTATTCtactgtggtgtgttttttttgcaTCCCTGGGTTTCTCAGAGCTTAATGCATAATACATAATTTGGAGAAAAAACATGGACAGTGAAACCTGAACAAGAGGCCACTCATATTCGGCAACTACTCTCTGTAGACAACTTCCCACAGTGGCCCCAAGCACAGAGTGTACAGTTTGGCTGCACCTTTGTTAGAAAACCACCAATTTGTAGGCCCCCCAACTGGCAGGTTAGACAAGTTTCACTGTAGTTTATTCATGTATTCATTTGTTAAGGGAGTGTGTAACAGTTCCTTTTCTCATCTTCACAGGGAAGGGTCTTAGCTCCATGTCCCATGCATGCTGTTATTCAATGTCTGGGCTTGGCTAAATGAGCCAGAAGATTCGTATGTCTGAGATGAAATTTTTCACCTTATCTGTGGAGGCCCAAGCCCCCATGGTGGAGCCTGAGCTGACTGAGGTGGGGGAACTGCACTCGCTCACTGACTGGCAGGTTTCAGAAGCTTCTGAAGAGGCAGAGCTGGACGAATTCTGCAGCGTGAACAGCACCACAACgtaaggaaaggaaaaaacaagccaccaacaaaggaaaacaaaaagcacGCACATACAGACGGACACACACAGGAGAAGGGGAAGGATGAGAAAAGCAGAGCGTTAGGGGTTAAATCAATCATTAAATACTGCTCAAATCCACCACTAGTGATCAGTAATGGtacagaagaaacaaaaagaaactaATTCCTTAAAGGACTAGCTTCACAGACTGACGGACCTCTTGGTTCTCTCACCCCCACTgctttctgtgccactgcacctCAATGGCCAGATGCCCTCAGGTGCTCAGGGCCCTCCTATatagtcaatggaagttgagggaACTCGGCTCATCAAATGTCTGGGTCCTATATGCATTTAACTATTTAATATCAAAGGCAGATTATATCATGAGCTCAGTTTCCTAGTGGAAGCTGTCTAGACTCAACATGGGCCTGCAAAACAGCAAACACCCCTTGTgcacagaaattctgttttttgCAGATGCAAATATGCGTGTGCAAAGCTTGATCGAGTTTGGACATTAGGGAACAGCATACAGTCCGACTTTCCCTCTTTGGAACCCTTCCCTGTGAGACCAGTTTGATTATCAAATCCCTTCACAATTATGAACATACCTAATTGGGTGACCTTAAAGTTCAATTCACCCCTTTAACTATTTCATCACaggcagtattttttttaaagcctggaATGACTGTGGTTACCCTGCAGAGAGTGCACTCACTACGGATCTAAAAATCACCTCTTCTATGACAGAGATTAAAGCTAACACAACACTAACATAGCAATCTAAACAGTGCTTTGCACAGCAACAAATGCCATTTCTCAGGGTTATATTGTATTCTATGTACCCTGCTACTTTGTCTGTTAGATGTTGACTCTTGGTGTCAGGGATTGTTCTTCAATAACCTTTCTTGGTTAGTATGGCTTATGGGCATTCCATCAAAAATatacaatattttgtattttgagCCATTGTACCATGTTTTTAGATTAGATGGAACTTTCCACCTTTTGACCTATACAAGATCCATATCCATTTCAATCTGCCTGCATCCTTATTTTACTATATTTTCAATTCCTGTACTGTGTTgctgcttaaaaaacaaacaaaaaactttcccTAGGACACCGTACCAAGGAAGACAAAATCCTActgatgggcctgatccagaaccTACTGAAACCAATGAGAGTCTTTACACTGACTTCAATATCTCAATTGGGTCACGGTCACAGTGACTTGAAATCACTCCCTTGGATTTTTCCACTGGTAGCAGAAAGTCTATGCAGTGACTTCTGATGGTCTGTTGTCAATAACACAACCCAACTGGATTTTTTAAAGCTGAAGAAACTCAGGAGAAGCTAATACTTGATGGTGGTTCACAGAGATTTATAATTCCTGTGGGACCCCTACTAAATCTTACACTTGGTCCATTGGGTGATTGTGTCAATTCTGAAGTGACAAACTGATATTTTATGAACCATTAACAAAGGAAGAGCTCCTGGCATGACCAAAATGATGTATGGTCCAGTCAGTTAATGTCTTCGAAGCCAGTTTCTTATCCAAGGAAAGTTAGTTTATCCACATACCAGAACTTTCTGCTAGCCAATTAATGTAGTactttattgaatgctttctGAATATCTAGGTATCAAAGTATATCCTATCCTGCATTTTAGCCTGTATGATCTTTGAGACAGAGGTTGCATCttcctctgtatttggaaagCACTTAACACACTTGGGCTGCTACTAGTCATAATAATTTCTGCAGTCTGCCATATGAACAACTGATGAACTTCAACAATTAATTAAGCATAACAGACCTCCAGGCCCTTACACCAGGTGTTCCTACTAGTTTCTCTAACAGATGAGGTAAAGTTTCCTAATCCATATATTTTAACTtggtattaaaaacaaacacacactgtcAGCTAGTGAAACTGTTACTAATTTCAGTCAGAGtgttatggttttttttttgtttttttttttaagatttgtaGAACTTACCTGTACTTCATAATTTATGTaggaaaaaaggatttttttcaaaaatatttccactgtgaACTGTACTAACTTCTTCCCTACTATCTGATGCAACAGGATCTCCTCATCAGCGGACTCCCATCAGCTTCCTGATTTGTACATGCAGAAGCGAGTTAAAACAAATCTGCCACATATTTCTGACCTAGTTTCCCTTTTTAGAGATTACCCATTTTTCTTTATTATCTCTGGAAAGATACTTTAAGAATCCTTTATTGTTAGTCAAACTGTCTTCTGCAATTTGAGATcagaatttattttgctttaattgTCCTTTCAACTTTCTTTGTCTACTTATTTACTTTTCTAATACTATTACCTAATTTTTATCCTCATCAGGttgttttaaaagcctttttgATTGTGTCTTGTGCCTTTACAATGGCTTTTGCTGTCCTTTCGTCATGATTAGatttaaaacagaattaattCCATGTGCAGTCACTCCAACTGTGTAATTACTGTCCACTTTCCTGTA
Proteins encoded in this window:
- the MTSS1 gene encoding protein MTSS 1 isoform X3; its protein translation is MEAVIEKECSALGGLFQTIISDMKGSYPVWEDFINKAGKLQSQLRTTVVAAAAFLDAFQKVADMATNTRGGTREIGSALTRMCMRHRSIESKLRQFSSALIDCLINPLQEQMEEWKKVANQLDKDHAKEYKKARQEIKKKSSDTLKLQKKAKKAEALGCESCASSQPSGSLSPSIAPGWFTELESTSSTGRGDIQPQLDSALQDVNDKYLLLEETEKQAVRKALIEERSRFCTFISMLRPVIEEEISMLGEITHLQTISDDLKNLTMDPHKLPSSSEQVILDLKGSDYSWSYQTPPSSPSTTMSRKSSVCSLNSVNSSDSRSSGSHSHSPSSHYRYRSSNLPQQAPMRLSSVSSHDSGFMSQDAFQSKSPSPMPPEAPNQNSSSSASSEASETCQSVSECSSPTSVSSGSTMGAWASTDKLSNGFYHCSLSSDPYLASVGAGPFPHFPPVSRTWTRASSTLLPDRGHYYTIGPSMLSSSKIPSWKDWAKPGPYDQPMVNTLQRRKEKREPDPNGGAPSGPSVPTEEAQRPRRMTVSATTRQGEEIEACEELALALTRGLQLDTQRSSRDSLQCSSGYSTQTTTPCCSEDTIPSQVSDYDYFSVSADQETEQQEFDKSSTIPRNSDISQSYRRMFQAKRPASTAGLPTTLGPVIVTPGVATIRRTPSTKPSVRRGTIGGGPIPIKTPVIPVKTPTVPDVLGGLPGILGGAEECAEQSPESESAGDGGQGVNSMLSSLWSGQASVNPPPPSQKLNTPDEQRQAVPESEGEESERDSSSTLAPPCQPKCDPGDLSPGDAPQGEDMLNAIRRGVKLKKTTTNDRSAPRIL
- the MTSS1 gene encoding protein MTSS 1 isoform X7; amino-acid sequence: MEAVIEKECSALGGLFQTIISDMKGSYPVWEDFINKAGKLQSQLRTTVVAAAAFLDAFQKVADMATNTRGGTREIGSALTRMCMRHRSIESKLRQFSSALIDCLINPLQEQMEEWKKVANQLDKDHAKEYKKARQEIKKKSSDTLKLQKKAKKAEALGCESCASSQPSGSLSPSIAPGWFTELESTSSTGRGDIQPQLDSALQDVNDKYLLLEETEKQAVRKALIEERSRFCTFISMLRPVIEEEISMLGEITHLQTISDDLKNLTMDPHKLPSSSEQVILDLKGSDYSWSYQTPPSSPSTTMSRKSSVCSSLNSVNSSDSRSSGSHSHSPSSHYRYRSSNLPQQAPMRLSSVSSHDSGFMSQDAFQSKSPSPMPPEAPNQNSSSSASSEASETCQSVSECSSPTSVSSGSTMGAWASTDKDWAKPGPYDQPMVNTLQRRKEKREPDPNGGAPSGPSVPTEEAQRPRRMTVSATTRQGEEIEACEELALALTRGLQLDTQRSSRDSLQCSSGYSTQTTTPCCSEDTIPSQVSDYDYFSVSADQETEQQEFDKSSTIPRNSDISQSYRRMFQAKRPASTAGLPTTLGPVIVTPGVATIRRTPSTKPSVRRGTIGGGPIPIKTPVIPVKTPTVPDVLGGLPGILGGAEECAEQSPESESAGDGGQGVNSMLSSLWSGQASVNPPPPSQKLNTPDEQRQAVPESEGEESERDSSSTLAPPCQPKCDPGDLSPGDAPQGEDMLNAIRRGVKLKKTTTNDRSAPRIL
- the MTSS1 gene encoding protein MTSS 1 isoform X15, which gives rise to MEAVIEKECSALGGLFQTIISDMKGSYPVWEDFINKAGKLQSQLRTTVVAAAAFLDAFQKVADMATNTRGGTREIGSALTRMCMRHRSIESKLRQFSSALIDCLINPLQEQMEEWKKVANQLDKDHAKEYKKARQEIKKKSSDTLKLQKKAKKGRGDIQPQLDSALQDVNDKYLLLEETEKQAVRKALIEERSRFCTFISMLRPVIEEEISMLGEITHLQTISDDLKNLTMDPHKLPSSSEQVILDLKGSDYSWSYQTPPSSPSTTMSRKSSVCSLNSVNSSDSRSSGSHSHSPSSHYRYRSSNLPQQAPMRLSSVSSHDSGFMSQDAFQSKSPSPMPPEAPNQNSSSSASSEASETCQSVSECSSPTSVSSGSTMGAWASTDKDWAKPGPYDQPMVNTLQRRKEKREPDPNGGAPSGPSVPTEEAQRPRRMTVSATTRQGEEIEACEELALALTRGLQLDTQRSSRDSLQCSSGYSTQTTTPCCSEDTIPSQVSDYDYFSVSADQETEQQEFDKSSTIPRNSDISQSYRRMFQAKRPASTAGLPTTLGPVIVTPGVATIRRTPSTKPSVRRGTIGGGPIPIKTPVIPVKTPTVPDVLGGLPGILGGAEECAEQSPESESAGDGGQGVNSMLSSLWSGQASVNPPPPSQKLNTPDEQRQAVPESEGEESERDSSSTLAPPCQPKCDPGDLSPGDAPQGEDMLNAIRRGVKLKKTTTNDRSAPRIL
- the MTSS1 gene encoding protein MTSS 1 isoform X12, which translates into the protein MEAVIEKECSALGGLFQTIISDMKGSYPVWEDFINKAGKLQSQLRTTVVAAAAFLDAFQKVADMATNTRGGTREIGSALTRMCMRHRSIESKLRQFSSALIDCLINPLQEQMEEWKKVANQLDKDHAKEYKKARQEIKKKSSDTLKLQKKAKKAEALGRGDIQPQLDSALQDVNDKYLLLEETEKQAVRKALIEERSRFCTFISMLRPVIEEEISMLGEITHLQTISDDLKNLTMDPHKLPSSSEQVILDLKGSDYSWSYQTPPSSPSTTMSRKSSVCSSLNSVNSSDSRSSGSHSHSPSSHYRYRSSNLPQQAPMRLSSVSSHDSGFMSQDAFQSKSPSPMPPEAPNQNSSSSASSEASETCQSVSECSSPTSVSSGSTMGAWASTDKDWAKPGPYDQPMVNTLQRRKEKREPDPNGGAPSGPSVPTEEAQRPRRMTVSATTRQGEEIEACEELALALTRGLQLDTQRSSRDSLQCSSGYSTQTTTPCCSEDTIPSQVSDYDYFSVSADQETEQQEFDKSSTIPRNSDISQSYRRMFQAKRPASTAGLPTTLGPVIVTPGVATIRRTPSTKPSVRRGTIGGGPIPIKTPVIPVKTPTVPDVLGGLPGILGGAEECAEQSPESESAGDGGQGVNSMLSSLWSGQASVNPPPPSQKLNTPDEQRQAVPESEGEESERDSSSTLAPPCQPKCDPGDLSPGDAPQGEDMLNAIRRGVKLKKTTTNDRSAPRIL
- the MTSS1 gene encoding protein MTSS 1 isoform X1 → MEAVIEKECSALGGLFQTIISDMKGSYPVWEDFINKAGKLQSQLRTTVVAAAAFLDAFQKVADMATNTRGGTREIGSALTRMCMRHRSIESKLRQFSSALIDCLINPLQEQMEEWKKVANQLDKDHAKEYKKARQEIKKKSSDTLKLQKKAKKAEALGCESCASSQPSGSLSPSIAPGWFTELESTSSTGRGDIQPQLDSALQDVNDKYLLLEETEKQAVRKALIEERSRFCTFISMLRPVIEEEISMLGEITHLQTISDDLKNLTMDPHKLPSSSEQVILDLKGSDYSWSYQTPPSSPSTTMSRKSSVCSSLNSVNSSDSRSSGSHSHSPSSHYRYRSSNLPQQAPMRLSSVSSHDSGFMSQDAFQSKSPSPMPPEAPNQNSSSSASSEASETCQSVSECSSPTSVSSGSTMGAWASTDKLSNGFYHCSLSSDPYLASVGAGPFPHFPPVSRTWTRASSTLLPDRGHYYTIGPSMLSSSKIPSWKDWAKPGPYDQPMVNTLQRRKEKREPDPNGGAPSGPSVPTEEAQRPRRMTVSATTRQGEEIEACEELALALTRGLQLDTQRSSRDSLQCSSGYSTQTTTPCCSEDTIPSQVSDYDYFSVSADQETEQQEFDKSSTIPRNSDISQSYRRMFQAKRPASTAGLPTTLGPVIVTPGVATIRRTPSTKPSVRRGTIGGGPIPIKTPVIPVKTPTVPDVLGGLPGILGGAEECAEQSPESESAGDGGQGVNSMLSSLWSGQASVNPPPPSQKLNTPDEQRQAVPESEGEESERDSSSTLAPPCQPKCDPGDLSPGDAPQGEDMLNAIRRGVKLKKTTTNDRSAPRIL